The Seriola aureovittata isolate HTS-2021-v1 ecotype China chromosome 12, ASM2101889v1, whole genome shotgun sequence genome window below encodes:
- the ttpa gene encoding alpha-tocopherol transfer protein, with translation MNGPQLSELPDDAEQLEPYVISLRRSALQAAELSAVRTFSDGFLIKFLRARDFDVDLSLKLLLNYQRWRRESPEISGCLSPLSVLGLLGTSYHGVLPQRDHSGSRVLVYRIGQWNPKDWSAFQVFRVSLMTSEIISMETQTQRRGLKAIFDLQGWTLGHALQINPSLARKISSVLSDSFPLKVRGIHLVNEPMFFRPVFAMIRPFLPDKIKQRIHMHGADYHDTLGDFFSPDILPPEYGGEGPGIEEVCQDWTNQLLQKEKLLQQIATHPTADIAITAEDSLTSGEAETERLSEG, from the exons ATGAACGGGCCTCAGCTGAGCGAGCTGCCGGACGACGCGGAGCAGCTGGAGCCGTACGTGATCAGCCTGAGGCGGAGCGCCCTGCAGGCGGCCGAGCTGTCCGCGGTCCGGACCTTCTCCGACGGCTTCCTCATCAAGTTTCTGCGGGCCAGAGACTTCGACGTGGATCTCTCTCTGAAG CTTTTACTGAACTACCAGCGGTGGCGGAGGGAGAGTCCTGAGATCAGCGGCTGCCTGTCTCCCCTCTCTGTGCTCGGCCTCCTCGGCACGTCGTATCATGGCGTCCTCCCACAGCGGGACCACAGCGGCAGCAGGGTGCTGGTCTACAGGATCG GTCAGTGGAACCCAAAGGACTGGTCGGCCTTCCAGGTGTTCAGGGTCAGCCTGATGACGTCAGAGATCATCTCCATGGAGACACAGACGCAGAGGCGGGGCCTGAAGGCCATATTTGACCTACAGGGATGGACTTTAGGCCACGCCTTGCAGATTAACCCCTCCCTTGCCAGAAAGATATCCTCTGTTCTCTCG gactCATTTCCACTTAAAGTTCGAGGAATTCATCTGGTCAATGAGCCGATGTTCTTCCGGCCAGTCTTTGCCATGATTCGTCCCTTCCTGCCAGATAAGATCAAACAGAGG ATCCATATGCACGGGGCTGATTACCACGACACTTTAGGTGACTTCTTCTCACCAGACATCCTGCCACCAGAATATGGAGGGGAGGGGCCTGGAATAGAGGAGGTGTGTCAAGACTGGACCAATCAGCTGCTTCAAAAGGAGAAGCTCCTGCAGCAGATTGCCACCCACCCGACGGCTGATATCGCCATCACTGCTGAAGACTCGTTGACCTCAGGGGAAGCAGAGACTGAACGCCTCTCAGAGGGATGA